One window of the Dehalococcoidia bacterium genome contains the following:
- a CDS encoding helix-turn-helix domain-containing protein yields the protein MKSEKMTLNVEEAAKLLGISRNLAYQLAREGKLPTIRFGRRMLVPCRALERMLDVDLYREEKSNVEN from the coding sequence ATGAAAAGTGAAAAGATGACACTGAATGTTGAAGAAGCGGCCAAGCTACTTGGCATCAGCCGAAATTTGGCCTACCAACTTGCTCGTGAAGGCAAATTGCCGACTATACGTTTTGGTCGCCGGATGCTAGTTCCCTGTCGTGCCTTGGAACGTATGTTGGACGTGGATCTATATAGAGAGGAGAAGTCTAATGTCGAGAATTAA
- a CDS encoding site-specific integrase, giving the protein MRGHIRKRGKNSWAIVLSTGVDLTTGKPKQQWISVKGTKKDAEKKLADLLHQLDTGTLIKPNKTTVAEYLTRWIKDYAWTNVAPRTAEGYEHIMNHHIIPSIGNMALSQLKPEHIQKYYSQKLSGGLSGQTVRHHHTALHKALQTAVEWGVLSRNVADAVKSPRIEKTDMQTWKEDDIIRFLDVVKNTPYHALFYTALFTGMRRSELLALRWRDVDLILSQIYVSRSLHCLRDGTVIFRPTKTAKSRRTISLPPSATLVLREHYEKQKLERFMMGIRLEDDDLVFSHPDGKPFLPNTVTHSWIRLVRHSGLKPIRFHDARHTHASMMLKQGVHPKIVQERLGHANIAVTFDIYSHVTPGLQEAAAVRFDEAFITKYNNDAKDKSVENVH; this is encoded by the coding sequence ATGAGAGGACACATTAGGAAGAGAGGAAAGAATAGCTGGGCAATAGTACTCAGTACGGGCGTCGATCTTACTACTGGAAAGCCTAAACAGCAATGGATTAGTGTAAAAGGCACAAAAAAGGATGCGGAAAAGAAGCTGGCTGACCTGTTACATCAACTCGATACCGGCACATTGATAAAACCTAATAAGACCACTGTGGCAGAATACCTTACACGTTGGATAAAAGACTACGCATGGACCAATGTTGCTCCGCGAACAGCTGAAGGATATGAGCATATAATGAACCATCATATTATTCCTTCAATTGGCAATATGGCTCTATCTCAGTTGAAACCTGAACATATCCAGAAGTATTACTCCCAAAAACTGTCTGGAGGACTTAGCGGCCAAACAGTTAGGCATCATCACACAGCTTTACACAAAGCCTTACAGACAGCTGTAGAGTGGGGGGTATTATCAAGGAATGTTGCCGATGCTGTTAAATCTCCCAGGATTGAAAAAACTGATATGCAGACTTGGAAGGAAGATGATATTATTCGGTTTCTTGATGTCGTTAAGAACACTCCATATCATGCGCTGTTCTATACAGCCCTTTTCACCGGTATGAGACGTTCTGAGTTGCTTGCCCTGCGCTGGAGAGATGTAGACTTGATTCTTAGTCAAATCTATGTGAGTCGAAGTTTGCATTGTTTAAGGGACGGGACTGTTATCTTTAGACCTACGAAGACAGCTAAGTCAAGACGCACGATATCTTTGCCGCCATCGGCTACGTTAGTCCTCAGAGAGCACTATGAGAAACAAAAGCTGGAACGGTTTATGATGGGGATACGATTAGAAGATGATGATTTAGTCTTCAGCCATCCAGATGGGAAGCCCTTCCTCCCAAATACAGTAACACATTCCTGGATCAGGCTGGTTCGTCATTCCGGTTTGAAACCTATAAGGTTTCACGATGCAAGGCATACTCACGCTTCAATGATGTTGAAGCAAGGCGTACATCCCAAGATAGTTCAGGAGCGGCTCGGGCATGCTAATATAGCCGTTACTTTTGACATTTATAGTCATGTTACTCCTGGACTTCAAGAGGCCGCTGCTGTGCGTTTTGACGAAGCATTTATCACCAAGTATAATAACGACGCTAAAGATAAGAGTGTTGAGAATGTTCATTAG